The DNA window GAAAGAAGCTATCGACACGTTAAAAGGCGAAGGCCCTGAAGATTTAACAGAGCTTTGCTTAACATTAGGAAGTCACATGGTTGTACTTGCTGAAAAAGCAAACAGCTTAGATGAAGCGCGTGCAATGCTTCAAGAAGTAATTAAAAACGGAAAAGCATTAGAATCGTTCAAAACGTTCTTAAGCGCACAAGGCGGAGACGCTTCTGTTGCAGACGATCCGTCTAAATTACCGGATGCAGCGCACAAAATTGAAGTGCCAGCAAAAGAAGATGGATACATTTCAGAAATCGTTGCAGAAAAAATCGGCGTAGCAGCAATGAAGCTAGGTGCAGGACGTGCAACAAAAGAATCTGAAATTGACTTAGCAGTTGGTATCATGCTAAATAAAAAAGTTGGAGATTCAGTGAAAAAAGGCGACTCTCTTGTTACAATCCACAGCAACAGCGAAGATGTACAGGAAGTTATGGATATCGTCTATGATTCTTACAGCACTGTCGCTGAAAAAGTGGAAGCTCCAACGTTAATTTATAAAGAAATTCATTAAGAAATAGAGAGGAAGAACAAAATGAGTCAAAACATTACGGGAATTATTGATCATACATTATTAAAAGCAGATGCAACAGAAGAGCAAATTACGGTTTTAGCACAAGAAGCAAAAGAATATTCATTCGCTTCCGTTTGTGTAAATCCAACGTGGGTAAAAAAAGCAGCTGAGTTATTAAGCGATGCTCCAGAAGTAAAAGTGTGTACGGTAATTGGCTTCCCTCTTGGAGCTACTACTTCAGCAGTGAAAGCATTTGAAACAACAAATGCAATTGAAAACGGTGCAGATGAAGTAGATATGGTTATCAACATCGGCGCGTTAAAAGATAAGAACTATGACCTAGTGCAAAGCGATATTCAAGCAGTGGTAGATGCTGCAAAAGGCAAAGCGCTAGTAAAAGTAATTATTGAAACAGCTCTTTTAACAGACGAAGAAAAAGCAAAAGTTTCTGAGCTTGCTGTAAAAGCTGGAGCTGATTTTGTCAAAACGTCAACGGGCTTCTCAACAGGAGGCGCAACGGTAGAAGACGTAGCGCTTATGAGAAAAACGGTTGGACCAGATGTAGGTGTGAAAGCTTCTGGAGGAGTTCGAGGCTTAGAAGATGCAAAAGCAATGATTGAAGCTGGTGCAACACGTATTGGTGCAAGCTCTGGCGTATCAATTGCAAAAGGTCAATTAAGCAACTCTGATTATTAATAAAGGACAGCAGGTTAGTACTAACTAACCTGCTGTAAACTAAGCAAAGGGTGATGACGGTGGAGCCAAAACAATTAATAGATGAAGCAATCGCAGCAAGCAAACAAGCACATGTACCGTATTCTCATTTCCATGTTGGTGCAGCTCTTTTAACAACCGATGGAAAGGTTTATCGTGGATGCAATATTGAAAACGCTTCCTATGGATTGACGAACTGCGCTGAGCGAACGGCTATTTTTAAGGCTGTTTCAGAAGGGGACAAGCAGTTTTCAGCTATCGCAGTTGTAGGTGATACGGACGGACCAATCTCTCCTTGCGGTGCATGCAGACAAGTATTAGCTGAGTTCTGTGATGATAACACACAAATTATCTTAGCAAACCTAAAAGGAGATTTTGTGATTACAAATATCAATGAAATCTTACCAGGCTATTTTTCATCAAAAGACTTACAAAAATAAGTAAGCAGTGGAGGATACTATGAAATATTTAATTGGCATCTTAGGGTTACTCGTTGTCTTTGGATTAGCGTATCTTGCAAGTAATAACCGTAAAGAAATCAAATATAAACCAATCGTCATTATGGTGGTTATTCAAGTTCTTTTATCAGCTTTACTTCTAAATACAAAGTTTGGCTTGATTATTATTAATGCCATTGCCAGCGTCTT is part of the Priestia aryabhattai genome and encodes:
- the deoC gene encoding deoxyribose-phosphate aldolase, with the protein product MSQNITGIIDHTLLKADATEEQITVLAQEAKEYSFASVCVNPTWVKKAAELLSDAPEVKVCTVIGFPLGATTSAVKAFETTNAIENGADEVDMVINIGALKDKNYDLVQSDIQAVVDAAKGKALVKVIIETALLTDEEKAKVSELAVKAGADFVKTSTGFSTGGATVEDVALMRKTVGPDVGVKASGGVRGLEDAKAMIEAGATRIGASSGVSIAKGQLSNSDY
- a CDS encoding cytidine deaminase, which gives rise to MEPKQLIDEAIAASKQAHVPYSHFHVGAALLTTDGKVYRGCNIENASYGLTNCAERTAIFKAVSEGDKQFSAIAVVGDTDGPISPCGACRQVLAEFCDDNTQIILANLKGDFVITNINEILPGYFSSKDLQK